A DNA window from Ranitomeya imitator isolate aRanImi1 chromosome 2, aRanImi1.pri, whole genome shotgun sequence contains the following coding sequences:
- the LOC138667020 gene encoding oocyte zinc finger protein XlCOF22-like, translating to MERDRDKMAERILHLTLEILFQLTGEDYTVVKKTSSERCQASVSEGWERPLSPITGPPPHPLTHEDINDQKILELTYKMIELLTGEVPIRCQDVTVYFSMEEWEYLEGHKDLYKDVMMEVPQPLTSPVLTSERTTPERCPRPLPPQDCKQEHPNVPQDHQGKDLPHINTIETYVRGDERCKEEIPTGNRTDDCTRSSEGLVLFSDFASVNCSSTSHTCEEPVIFADTPQAHLRKNLTPDPVQQVLASASSKANMQNESQRSAVENEIAYLREKSISCSECGKYCRSKSSLVKHQRNHTGVKLYSCSECGKCFIDKSSLIIHERIHTGEKPFSCSECGKCFTQKANLDTHQKIHTGEKPFSCSECGKCYSEKAKLKIHKRTHTGEKPFSCSECGKCFNQKTNLATHQKIHTGEKPFSCSECEKCCSSKSDLARHHITHTGEKPFSCSECGKCFTLKSNLARHQLNHTEQKQFSCLECSKCYTTKSRLVTHQRSHTGEKPYSCSECGKYFTEKSRLVKHQRSHTVEKRFSCSECEKCFKEKSDLARHQRIHTGEKPFSCSECGKNFNQKANLVTHQITHMRKYKLS from the exons atggagagggacagggacaagatggcggagaggatattacacctcaccctagagatcctcttccagcttactggagag gattacacagtagtgaagaagacctctagtgagcgctgtcaggcctctgtgtctgagggatgggaaagacccctgagcccaatcacggggcctccacctcatccTCTgacacatgaggacatcaatgaccagaagatcctagaactcacctacaagatgattgagctgctgactggagag gttcctataaggtgtcaggatgtcaccgtctatttctccatggaggagtgggagtatttagaaggacacaaagatctgtacaaggacgtcatgatggaggttccccagcccctcacatcaccag ttctaaccagtgagaggacaacaccagagagatgtccccgtcctcttcctccacaggactgtaaacaagaacatcccaatgttcctcaggatcatcag GGTAAAGATCTGCCCCATATTAATACtatagagacatatgtgaggggtgatgagcggtgtaaagaggagattcctacagggAACCGCACAG atgactgcacCAGGAGCTCCGAAGGACTAGTGCTATTCTCAGATTTTGCATCTGTTAATTGTAGTAGCACATCTCATACATGTGAAGAACCTGTAATTTTCGCAGATACACCTCAAGCTCATCTCAGAAAAAATCTGACACCTGATCCTGTTCAGCAGGTCCTCGCTTCTGCTTCATCAAAGGCAAATATGCAAAATGAAAGTCAGAGAAGTGCTGTTGAAAATGAAATAGCTTACTTACGGGAAAAATCAATTTCGTGTTCAGAGTGTGGAAAATATTGCAGAAGTAAATCAagccttgttaaacatcagagaaatcacacaggggtgaagctgtattcatgttcagagtgtggaaaATGTTTCATAGACAAATCATCTCTTAttatacatgagagaattcacacaggggagaagccattttcatgctcagaatgtgggaaatgttttactcagaaaGCAAATCTTGAtacacatcagaaaattcacacaggggagaagccattttcttgttcagaatgtggaaaatgttatagTGAGAAAGCCAAACTTAAAATACataagagaactcacacaggggagaagccattttcatgctcagaatgcgggaaatgttttaatcagaaaacaAATCTTGCtacacatcagaaaattcacacaggggagaagccattttcttgttcagaatgtgagaaatgttgtaGTTCGAAATCTGATCTTGCTAGACATCAtataactcatacaggggagaagccattttcttgttcagaatgtggtaaatgttttacacTGAAATCAAATCTTGCTAGACATCAGTTAAATCACACAGAGCAGAAacaattttcatgtttagaatgtagtAAATGTTATACTACTAAATCAagacttgttacacatcagagaagtcacacaggggagaagccatattcatgttcagaatgtgggaaatattttactgaaAAATCGagacttgttaaacatcagagaagtcacacagtggAGAAacgattttcatgttcagaatgtgagaaatgcttTAAGGAGAAATCAGATCTtgctagacatcagagaattcacacaggggagaagccattttcatgttcagaatgtgggaaaaattTTAATCAGAAagcaaatcttgttacacatcagataaCTCACATGAGGAAGTACAAGTTATCGTAA